From Salvia splendens isolate huo1 chromosome 16, SspV2, whole genome shotgun sequence, a single genomic window includes:
- the LOC121772567 gene encoding uncharacterized protein LOC121772567: MASISAFSLSTHTSPCSLSNYPSSALSPLNSQSPCVKFRTQFKNYAISCNSSVCKHPNSRRAIVRAVAEEEGILIPEEEASPRASEATADQTVSVAVSPSDVLTMLFQAEGTMSDAAVPAVTKALQGVEGVTDLKVQVLEGIASVELTKQTTVQATGVASNLVEIIQGSGFKLQALNLSFQDEEDLS; the protein is encoded by the exons ATGGCTTCCATCTCCGCATTCTCACTCTCCACACACACTTCTCCTTGTTCTCTCTCTAACTACCCATCCTCTGCTCTCAGCCCACTCAATTCACAATCCCCTTGCGTTAAATTCCGGACCCAATTCAAGAACTACGCCATTTCCTGCAATTCATCAGTTTGCAAGCACCCAAATTCAAGGCGCGCCATAGTACGGGCCGTGGCGGAGGAAGAAGGGATCCTTATACCGGAAGAGGAAGCCTCGCCGCGTGCTTCTGAGGCCACCGCCGACCAGACCGTGTCTGTTGCAGTGTCGCCTTCCGACGTGCTCACCATGCTATTTCAG GCAGAAGGAACGATGAGCGACGCAGCTGTTCCTGCGGTTACTAAGGCTTTGCAG GGTGTAGAAGGCGTTACAGATCTCAAAGTTCAAGTACTCGAGGGCATAGCAAGTGTAGAG CTAACAAAGCAAACAACCGTGCAAGCTACCGGGGTCGCCTCAAACTTAGTCGAGATCATTCAGGGTTCAGGCTTCAAGCTGCAAGCATTGAATTTGAGCTTTCAGGACGAAGAAGATTTGAGCTAG
- the LOC121769879 gene encoding peroxidase 31-like produces MASPLLHLLALSALLILLLNPAFAAGGKQRRQRQQPYLSTSYYSKSCPKFEQIVQDTTTNKQISSPTTAAAALRLFFHDCFVGGCDASVLVSSTRFSKSERDADINLSLPGDGFDVVVRAKTALELACPGVVSCADILAVATRNLVVMTGGPFYPVKLGRRDALSSRAADVEGNLPRPTMSMPQIIQIFQSKGFSIQEMVALTGAHTIGFSHCSEFSANIYNYSKTSESDPTYYPEFARSLRSACADYRRNPTLSVFNDVITPNKFDNVYYNNVKKGLGLLASDHGMSSDPRTRGFVELYSRDQRAFFAAFASAMQKLSVYGVKNGRNGEIRHRCDALNF; encoded by the coding sequence atgGCGTCGCCACTCCTTCACCTGCTCGCCCTCTCCgccctcctcatcctcctcctcaacccCGCATTCGCCGCAGGAGGCAAGCAACGGCGCCAGCGCCAGCAGCCTTACCTGAGCACCTCCTATTACAGCAAAAGCTGCCCCAAATTCGAGCAGATCGTGCAGGACACCACCACCAACAAGCAGATCTCCTcccccaccaccgccgccgccgccctccGCCTCTTCTTCCATGACTGCTTCGTCGGCGGCTGCGACGCCTCCGTCCTCGTCTCCTCCACCCGCTTCTCCAAATCCGAGCGCGACGCCGACATTAACCTCTCCCTCCCCGGCGACGGCTTCGACGTCGTCGTCCGCGCCAAGACCGCCCTCGAGCTCGCCTGCCCCGGCGTCGTCTCCTGCGCCGACATCCTCGCCGTCGCCACCCGCAACCTCGTCGTCATGACCGGCGGCCCCTTCTACCCCGTCAAATTAGGCCGCCGCGACGCCCTCTCCTCCCGCGCCGCCGACGTCGAGGGCAATCTCCCCCGCCCTACCATGTCGATGCCCCAAATCATCCAAATCTTCCAATCCAAAGGCTTCTCCATCCAGGAAATGGTCGCATTAACCGGCGCTCACACAATCGGATTCTCTCACTGCTCCGAATTCAGCGCCAACATCTACAATTACAGCAAAACCTCTGAATCGGATCCGACTTACTACCCCGAATTCGCGAGATCGCTCCGAAGCGCCTGCGCCGATTACCGGAGAAACCCTACCTTATCCGTATTCAACGACGTGATTACGCCCAACAAATTCGATAATGTGTATTACAACAATGTGAAAAAGGGGTTAGGGCTTTTGGCGTCGGATCACGGAATGAGCTCGGATCCGAGGACCCGAGGATTCGTGGAGCTGTATTCAAGAGATCAGAGGGCATTCTTCGCCGCATTTGCGAGCGCGATGCAGAAGCTCAGCGTCTATGGCGTCAAAAATGGGAGGAATGGGGAGATTCGGCACAGGTGCGATGCTCTCAACTTTTGA
- the LOC121772592 gene encoding uncharacterized protein LOC121772592 produces the protein MGDEKDAFYVVRKGGVVGVYKSITDLESVLQASANDTSISVFKGYGLSKEAGDFLSSHGLKNAIYCIDSSDMQDDQALFGQLLTCPFREPNSSKDKSASKKHVEKRSQELVVSSSFPVNPQLKDAKLDNFLQVPPVSSYCSSCILEFDGASKGNPGQAGAGAILRSADGNMVFRLREGVGIATNNVAEYRGCILGLRYALTKGYKHICVRGDSKLVCMQVQGLWRTKTQNMTELCKIAKELKNQFLSFQIMHIERESNTEADAQANCGVHLKMGEIQVDCDMRNPNGV, from the exons ATGGGGGATGAAAAGGATGCTTTTTATGTTGTGCGAAAGGGGGGTGTTGTTGGAGTGTATAAAAGCATAACTGATCTTGAATCGGTTCTTCAAGCTTCT GCAAACGATACTTCCATAAGTGTTTTTAAAGGATATGGTCTGTCAAAAGAAGCTGGGGACTTTCTCTCATCTCATGGACTCAAGAATGCTATTTACTGTATTGATTCTAGTGACATGCAAGACGATCAAGCTCTATTTGGCCAACTTCTCACTTGCCCTTTTCGG GAACCAAATTCTTCAAAAGATAAATCAGCTAGCAAAAAGCATGTGGAGAAGAGGTCACAG GAGCTTGTTGTATCATCTTCTTTTCCCGTGAATCCTCAGCTGAAGGATGCAAAGTTAGATAATTTCCTTCAAGTTCCTCCAGTATCGTCATATTGT AGTTCGTGTATTCTTGAGTTTGATGGTGCTTCTAAGGGCAACCCTGGGCAAGCTGGTGCTGGGGCTATACTTCGGTCAGCAGATGGGAACATG GTGTTTCGATTGCGTGAAGGTGTGGGCATAGCAACCAATAATGTAGCTGAATACAGAGGTTGCATTTTGGGGTTAAGATATGCTCTTACAAAAGGTTACAAACATATATGTGTCCGAGGAGACTCCAAACTTGTTTGCATGCAG GTTCAAGGTCTATGGAGAACCAAAacacagaatatgactgaattGTGTAAGATAGCTAAAGAGCTCAAAAACCAATTCTTGTCCTTCCAGATAATGCATATCGAAAGA GAGAGCAACACTGAAGCTGATGCCCAAGCAAACTGTGGAGTGCATCTAAAGA TGGGCGAAATCCAAGTGGATTGTGACATGCGAAATCCTAATGGAGTGTGA
- the LOC121772607 gene encoding GPI ethanolamine phosphate transferase 1-like isoform X1, protein MRGGDGILGVRSSARSPEANSPKIRTQFLGRREKWLVILGVALHAIYMLSIFDIYFKTPIVHGMEPVTPRFSAPAKRLVLLVADGLRADKFFEPDSNGSYRAPFLRSVIKERGRWGVSHARPPTESRPGHVSIIAGFYEDPSAVTKGWKANPVEFDSVFNRSRHTFAFGSPDIIPIFCGALEHSTWNSYPHEYEDFATDASFLDEWSLDQFEGLLNRSKEDVKLKQLLQQDNLVVFLHLLGCDSNGHAHRPYSTIYLNNVRVVDQIAERVYNLVQNYFKDNSTAFVFTADHGMSDKGSHGDGHPSNTDTPLVAWGAGVRPPVRTFENHHHENTVRFVDDHVHDMPTPADWGLNGFERQDVNQADIAPLMSTLVGLPCPVNSVGNLPLGFVNLSKVDEVEAVLANTKQILNQFLRKLQLKQSNLLRFKPFKPLNDYSFVLDQIEHLISISDYEAAKMLSENLRSLALEGLHYFQTYDWFQLMTVISLGYLGWMVYLMVHVLQEYTSLPRKFFQNDQSVYLQTNTKKIYFLGCLLMGLVCVILLVEHSPPLYHAYFAMTIFLWVRIFREYRFLRALWSYMLGKEIRYFAKLLAKLLASFIVSVFVLEILVKSFMDRKIYTWIFLIIGVFASVYLQYSMPWGSGLPVFVWLACWFLSIFTLMPAEIPDNTKLVVSSGFMIVIIGVASRYLDMYSRESKFWLSLTHEVQKSKSNIIFLFQVLLVAFSAVMVPLSTYRRTEKQELLVLHQVINWSIAGMFGLFFTLPFHLSIYWFSWSGYRWLHQITDRIVYFICFTGISIVLPLFSPTGLLSRLTSIFLGFAPAFLLLSIGYEAVFYGALALALMAWILFENAYLHISQTSKSSSSTSAMEDDLILESNERCLRLSDMRIPLAFMVFFNIAFFGTGNFASIASFEISSVYRFITIFNPFLMAALLIFKLLIPFMLVVCTFTAITKMVKVPLLGCYFLVIICSDIMTVHFFFLVRNTGSWMEIGNSISHFGIMSAQVVFVLLLFAVTTLYTKHIQIRSSKRHSRKHM, encoded by the exons ATGAGGGGAGGTGATGGAATCCTCGGAGTGAGGAGCAGCGCCAGATCACCCGAAGCAAACAGTCCCAAAATCCGAACTCAGTTTCTGGGAAGACGAGAGAAATGGCTAGTGATTCTTGGAGTAGCACTCCACGCAATCTACATGCTCAGCATTTTTGACATTTATTTCAAGACCCCAATCGTCCACGGCATGGAGCCCGTCACGCCGCGGTTCTCGGCCCCTGCGAAGCGTCTCGTGCTGCTTGTTG CGGACGGTTTGAGGGCGGACAAGTTTTTCGAGCCTGATTCAAATGGGAGCTACAGGGCGCCGTTCTTGAGGAGTGTGATCAAGGAGCGCGGTCGTTGGGGGGTGTCGCACGCCCGGCCCCCTACGGAATCTAGGCCTGGACATGTTTCTATTATTGCTGGTTTTTATGAAGATCCTAGTGCCGTTACTAAAG GATGGAAAGCAAATCCGGTTGAGTTTGATTCTGTGTTTAATAGGAGCCGGCATACTTTTGCATTTGGCAGCCCGGATATTATCCCTATATTTTGTGGTGCCTTGGAGCATAGCACATGGAACTCTTATCCTCATGAATATGAAGATTTTGCGACTG ATGCATCATTTTTGGATGAATGGTCCCTGGATCAATTCGAGGGCCTCTTGAACAGGTCTAAAGAAGATGTGAAACTGAAGCAACTTCTTCAACAAGATAATCTTGTTGTATTCCTGCACCTGCTTGGTTGTGATTCAAATGGTCATGCTCATCGGCCTTACTCAACCATATATCTCAATAACGTTAGAGTTGTTGACCAAATTGCTGAAAGAGTTTATAATCTTGTTCAGAATTACTTCAAGGACAATTCGACAGCCTTTGTTTTTACTGCTGATCATGGGATGAGTGACAAAG GGAGTCATGGAGATGGGCATCCGTCAAACACTGACACTCCCCTCGTTGCTTGGGGAGCTGGTGTTCGACCACCTGTTCGAACTTTTGAAAACCATCACCATGAAAACACTGTTCGCTTTGTTGATGACCATGTTCATGATATGCCTACACCAGCTGACTGGGGTCTCAATGGCTTCGAGAGACAGGATGTGAATCAAGCTGATATAGCACCATTGATG TCAACTCTTGTAGGTTTGCCGTGTCCTGTTAACTCAGTTGGAAATTTGCCGCTTGGATTTGTTAATCTTAGTAAG GTTGACGAAGTTGAAGCTGTGTTGGCCAACACAAAGCAAATTCTCAATCAATTTCTTCGGAAATTGC AATTAAAGCAGTCAAATTTGTTGCGTTTCAAGCCTTTCAAACCCTTGAACGATTATTCTTTTGTCTTGGATCAAATCGAGCACTTGATATCCATTAGCGATTATGAGGCTGCAAAAATGCTATCTGAAAATCTCCGAAGTTTGGCACTAGAAGGGCTTCACTATTTTCAAACCTATGATTGGTTTCAGCTGATGACTGTAATTTCTCTTGGCTACCTTGGATGGATGGTTTATCTCATGGTCCATGTGTTGCAAGAGTATACCTCGTTGCCAAGAAAGTTTTTCCAAAATGACCAATCAGTTTACCTGCAGACAAACACGAAGAAG ATATACTTCTTAGGATGTCTCCTGATGGGGTTGGTGTGTGTTATACTGCTAGTCGAACACTCTCCTCCCCTCTATCATGCATACTTTGCAATGACAATTTTTCTTTGGGTCCGAATCTTCCGTGAATATCGGTTTCTGAGAGCACTTTGGAGTTACATGCTTGGAAAAGAAATACGTTATTTTGCAAAACTTTTGGCCAAACTTTTGGCCAGCTTTATTGTATCTGTGTTCGTTCTTGAAATCCTG GTTAAAAGCTTCATGGACAGGAAAATCTACACCTGGATTTTCTTGATTATTGGGGTTTTTGCTTCAGTGTATCTTCAATACTCTATGCCATGGGGCTCAGGATTACCAGTTTTTGTATGGCTAGCTTGCTGGTTTTTGTCAATTTTTACTTTGATGCCTGCTGAAATCCCAGATAATACTAAACTAGT AGTTTCCAGTGGGTTCATGATTGTAATAATTGGAGTAGCTTCAAGATACCTGGATATGTATTCTAGAGAGAGTAAATTTTGGCTCTCTCTCACTCATGAAGTGCAGAAGTCCAAATCGAATATCATATTCCTCTTTCAG GTGTTGCTGGTTGCTTTTTCAGCAGTTATGGTGCCCTTATCAACATATCGTAGAACAGAGAAGCAGGAATTGCTTGTATTACACCAAGTGATAAATTGGTCAATTGCTGGTATGTTTGGCCTTTTCTTTACTTTGCCATTTCATTTATCCATCTATTGGTTTTCTTGGTCTGGCTATAGATGGTTACACCAAATAACTGATCGAATTGTTTACTTTATCTGCTTCACAGGTATTTCGATCGTTCtgccacttttctcaccaacTGGTCTCTTGTCAAGGCTTACTTCCATATTCCTCGGTTTTGCACCTGCATTCCTCCTGCTTTCTATAGG ATATGAAGCTGTATTCTATGGTGCTCTTGCACTTGCGCTTATGGCATGGATACTTTTCGAAAACGCCTATCTCCACATAAGTCAGACGAGCAAATCTTCAAGTTCTACCTCAGCTATGGAGGATGACCTAATTTTGGAATCTAATGAAAGATGCTTGCGGTTGTCTGATATGCGCATTCCCTTAGCATTT ATGGTCTTCTTCAACATTGCATTCTTCGGAACTGGCAACTTTGCAAGTATAGCAAGTTTTGAGATCTCTTCCGTTTATCGGTTCATCACAATCTTCAAT CCGTTTCTGATGGCAGCCCTGCTCATTTTCAAATTGCTGATACCTTTCATGCTCGTTGT GTGCACGTTTACTGCAATTACCAAAATGGTGAAAGTTCCATTACTGGGATGCTATTTTCTGGTGATAATATGCTCGGACATCATGACAGTTCACTTCTTCTTCCTG GTACGGAATACGGGAAGCTGGATGGAAATCGGGAACAGCATCAGCCATTTCGGAATCATGAGCGCTCAGGTTGTTTTTGTGCTTCTGTTGTTTGCTGTCACCACTCTTTACACTAAACACATCCAGATTAGATCATCCAAACGCCATTCTCGAAAGCATATGTGA
- the LOC121772607 gene encoding GPI ethanolamine phosphate transferase 1-like isoform X2 → MRGGDGILGVRSSARSPEANSPKIRTQFLGRREKWLVILGVALHAIYMLSIFDIYFKTPIVHGMEPVTPRFSAPAKRLVLLVADGLRADKFFEPDSNGSYRAPFLRSVIKERGRWGVSHARPPTESRPGHVSIIAGFYEDPSAVTKGWKANPVEFDSVFNRSRHTFAFGSPDIIPIFCGALEHSTWNSYPHEYEDFATDASFLDEWSLDQFEGLLNRSKEDVKLKQLLQQDNLVVFLHLLGCDSNGHAHRPYSTIYLNNVRVVDQIAERVYNLVQNYFKDNSTAFVFTADHGMSDKGSHGDGHPSNTDTPLVAWGAGVRPPVRTFENHHHENTVRFVDDHVHDMPTPADWGLNGFERQDVNQADIAPLMSTLVGLPCPVNSVGNLPLGFVNLSKVDEVEAVLANTKQILNQFLRKLQLKQSNLLRFKPFKPLNDYSFVLDQIEHLISISDYEAAKMLSENLRSLALEGLHYFQTYDWFQLMTVISLGYLGWMVYLMVHVLQEYTSLPRKFFQNDQSVYLQTNTKKIYFLGCLLMGLVCVILLVEHSPPLYHAYFAMTIFLWVRIFREYRFLRALWSYMLGKEIRYFAKLLAKLLASFIVSVFVLEILVKSFMDRKIYTWIFLIIGVFASVYLQYSMPWGSGLPVFVWLACWFLSIFTLMPAEIPDNTKLVVSSGFMIVIIGVASRYLDMYSRESKFWLSLTHEVQKSKSNIIFLFQVLLVAFSAVMVPLSTYRRTEKQELLVLHQVINWSIAGISIVLPLFSPTGLLSRLTSIFLGFAPAFLLLSIGYEAVFYGALALALMAWILFENAYLHISQTSKSSSSTSAMEDDLILESNERCLRLSDMRIPLAFMVFFNIAFFGTGNFASIASFEISSVYRFITIFNPFLMAALLIFKLLIPFMLVVCTFTAITKMVKVPLLGCYFLVIICSDIMTVHFFFLVRNTGSWMEIGNSISHFGIMSAQVVFVLLLFAVTTLYTKHIQIRSSKRHSRKHM, encoded by the exons ATGAGGGGAGGTGATGGAATCCTCGGAGTGAGGAGCAGCGCCAGATCACCCGAAGCAAACAGTCCCAAAATCCGAACTCAGTTTCTGGGAAGACGAGAGAAATGGCTAGTGATTCTTGGAGTAGCACTCCACGCAATCTACATGCTCAGCATTTTTGACATTTATTTCAAGACCCCAATCGTCCACGGCATGGAGCCCGTCACGCCGCGGTTCTCGGCCCCTGCGAAGCGTCTCGTGCTGCTTGTTG CGGACGGTTTGAGGGCGGACAAGTTTTTCGAGCCTGATTCAAATGGGAGCTACAGGGCGCCGTTCTTGAGGAGTGTGATCAAGGAGCGCGGTCGTTGGGGGGTGTCGCACGCCCGGCCCCCTACGGAATCTAGGCCTGGACATGTTTCTATTATTGCTGGTTTTTATGAAGATCCTAGTGCCGTTACTAAAG GATGGAAAGCAAATCCGGTTGAGTTTGATTCTGTGTTTAATAGGAGCCGGCATACTTTTGCATTTGGCAGCCCGGATATTATCCCTATATTTTGTGGTGCCTTGGAGCATAGCACATGGAACTCTTATCCTCATGAATATGAAGATTTTGCGACTG ATGCATCATTTTTGGATGAATGGTCCCTGGATCAATTCGAGGGCCTCTTGAACAGGTCTAAAGAAGATGTGAAACTGAAGCAACTTCTTCAACAAGATAATCTTGTTGTATTCCTGCACCTGCTTGGTTGTGATTCAAATGGTCATGCTCATCGGCCTTACTCAACCATATATCTCAATAACGTTAGAGTTGTTGACCAAATTGCTGAAAGAGTTTATAATCTTGTTCAGAATTACTTCAAGGACAATTCGACAGCCTTTGTTTTTACTGCTGATCATGGGATGAGTGACAAAG GGAGTCATGGAGATGGGCATCCGTCAAACACTGACACTCCCCTCGTTGCTTGGGGAGCTGGTGTTCGACCACCTGTTCGAACTTTTGAAAACCATCACCATGAAAACACTGTTCGCTTTGTTGATGACCATGTTCATGATATGCCTACACCAGCTGACTGGGGTCTCAATGGCTTCGAGAGACAGGATGTGAATCAAGCTGATATAGCACCATTGATG TCAACTCTTGTAGGTTTGCCGTGTCCTGTTAACTCAGTTGGAAATTTGCCGCTTGGATTTGTTAATCTTAGTAAG GTTGACGAAGTTGAAGCTGTGTTGGCCAACACAAAGCAAATTCTCAATCAATTTCTTCGGAAATTGC AATTAAAGCAGTCAAATTTGTTGCGTTTCAAGCCTTTCAAACCCTTGAACGATTATTCTTTTGTCTTGGATCAAATCGAGCACTTGATATCCATTAGCGATTATGAGGCTGCAAAAATGCTATCTGAAAATCTCCGAAGTTTGGCACTAGAAGGGCTTCACTATTTTCAAACCTATGATTGGTTTCAGCTGATGACTGTAATTTCTCTTGGCTACCTTGGATGGATGGTTTATCTCATGGTCCATGTGTTGCAAGAGTATACCTCGTTGCCAAGAAAGTTTTTCCAAAATGACCAATCAGTTTACCTGCAGACAAACACGAAGAAG ATATACTTCTTAGGATGTCTCCTGATGGGGTTGGTGTGTGTTATACTGCTAGTCGAACACTCTCCTCCCCTCTATCATGCATACTTTGCAATGACAATTTTTCTTTGGGTCCGAATCTTCCGTGAATATCGGTTTCTGAGAGCACTTTGGAGTTACATGCTTGGAAAAGAAATACGTTATTTTGCAAAACTTTTGGCCAAACTTTTGGCCAGCTTTATTGTATCTGTGTTCGTTCTTGAAATCCTG GTTAAAAGCTTCATGGACAGGAAAATCTACACCTGGATTTTCTTGATTATTGGGGTTTTTGCTTCAGTGTATCTTCAATACTCTATGCCATGGGGCTCAGGATTACCAGTTTTTGTATGGCTAGCTTGCTGGTTTTTGTCAATTTTTACTTTGATGCCTGCTGAAATCCCAGATAATACTAAACTAGT AGTTTCCAGTGGGTTCATGATTGTAATAATTGGAGTAGCTTCAAGATACCTGGATATGTATTCTAGAGAGAGTAAATTTTGGCTCTCTCTCACTCATGAAGTGCAGAAGTCCAAATCGAATATCATATTCCTCTTTCAG GTGTTGCTGGTTGCTTTTTCAGCAGTTATGGTGCCCTTATCAACATATCGTAGAACAGAGAAGCAGGAATTGCTTGTATTACACCAAGTGATAAATTGGTCAATTGCTG GTATTTCGATCGTTCtgccacttttctcaccaacTGGTCTCTTGTCAAGGCTTACTTCCATATTCCTCGGTTTTGCACCTGCATTCCTCCTGCTTTCTATAGG ATATGAAGCTGTATTCTATGGTGCTCTTGCACTTGCGCTTATGGCATGGATACTTTTCGAAAACGCCTATCTCCACATAAGTCAGACGAGCAAATCTTCAAGTTCTACCTCAGCTATGGAGGATGACCTAATTTTGGAATCTAATGAAAGATGCTTGCGGTTGTCTGATATGCGCATTCCCTTAGCATTT ATGGTCTTCTTCAACATTGCATTCTTCGGAACTGGCAACTTTGCAAGTATAGCAAGTTTTGAGATCTCTTCCGTTTATCGGTTCATCACAATCTTCAAT CCGTTTCTGATGGCAGCCCTGCTCATTTTCAAATTGCTGATACCTTTCATGCTCGTTGT GTGCACGTTTACTGCAATTACCAAAATGGTGAAAGTTCCATTACTGGGATGCTATTTTCTGGTGATAATATGCTCGGACATCATGACAGTTCACTTCTTCTTCCTG GTACGGAATACGGGAAGCTGGATGGAAATCGGGAACAGCATCAGCCATTTCGGAATCATGAGCGCTCAGGTTGTTTTTGTGCTTCTGTTGTTTGCTGTCACCACTCTTTACACTAAACACATCCAGATTAGATCATCCAAACGCCATTCTCGAAAGCATATGTGA